A DNA window from Salvelinus fontinalis isolate EN_2023a chromosome 28, ASM2944872v1, whole genome shotgun sequence contains the following coding sequences:
- the LOC129825798 gene encoding basic proline-rich protein-like, with protein sequence MDQRGTQGSSSPGTTPAQPLALLRPSPWPYSGPAPAQPLALLRPSPWPYSGPAPGPTPAQLRPSPWPYSSPARGPTPAQPLALLLPSPWPYSGPAPGPAPAKDLALLRPYSSPARGPTPAQPLALLRPSSGPAPGPTPAQPLALLRPSSGPAPGTTPAQPLALLRPSPWPYSGPAPAQPLALLRPSPWPYSGPAPGPTPAQPLALLRPSPWPYSGPTPAQHVALLRPSPWPYSGPAPAQPLALLQPSPWPYSGPAPGPTPAQPLALLLPSPWPYSGPAPGPAPAKPLALLRPYSGPARGPTPAQPLAQLRPSPWPYSGPAPGPTPAQPLALLRPSSGPAPGPTPAQPVALLRPSPWPYSCPAPGPTPAQPLALLRPSPWPYSGPTPAQHVALLRPSPWPSSGPAPGPAPAQPLALLRPSPWPYSSPAPAQPLALLRPSPWPYSGPAPGPTQALLWPSPWHYSGPAPGPAPAKPLALLRPYSGPARGPAPAQPLALLRPSPWPCSGPAPGPAPAQPLALLWPSSGLHVDVPLDVAHSPGAVLATAARPPAHSPGVSSKAPSPQSWRSPGVSSKAPSPQSWRSPGVSSKAPSPSEDEESLVAICD encoded by the exons ATGGATCAGCGAGGGACTCAGGGCTCCAGTT CCCCTGGCACTACTCCGGCCCAGCCCCTGGCCCTACTCCGGCCCAGCCCCTGGCCCTACTCCGGCCCAGCTCCGGCCCAGCCCCTGGCCCTACTCCGGCCCAGCCCCTGGCCCTACTCCGGCCCAGCCCCTGGCCCTACTCCGGCCCAGCTCCGGCCCAGCCCCTGGCCCTACTCCAGCCCAGCCCGTGGCCCTACTCCGGCCCAGCCCCTGGCCCTACTCCTGCCCAGCCCCTGGCCCTACTCCGGCCCAGCCCCTGGCCCTGCTCCGGCCAAGGACCTGGCCCTACTCAGGCCCTACTCTAGCCCAGCACGTGGCCCTACTCCGGCCCAGCCCCTGGCCCTACTCCGGCCCAGCTCCGGCCCAGCCCCTGGCCCTACTCCGGCCCAGCCCCTGGCCCTACTCCGGCCCAGCTCCGGCCCAGCCCCTGGCACTACTCCGGCCCAGCCCCTGGCCCTACTCCGGCCCAGCCCCTGGCCCTACTCCGGCCCAGCTCCGGCCCAGCCCCTGGCCCTACTCCGGCCCAGCCCGTGGCCCTACTCCGGCCCAGCCCCTGGCCCTACTCCTGCCCAGCCCCTGGCCCTGCTCCGGCCAAGCCCCTGGCCCTACTCAGGCCCTACTCCGGCCCAGCACGTGGCCCTACTCCGGCCCAGCCCCTGGCCCTACTCCGGCCCAGCTCCGGCCCAGCCCCTGGCCCTACTCCAGCCCAGCCCGTGGCCCTACTCCGGCCCAGCCCCTGGCCCTACTCCTGCCCAGCCCCTGGCCCTACTCCTGCCCAGCCCCTGGCCCTACTCCGGCCCAGCCCCTGGCCCTGCTCCGGCCAAACCCCTGGCCCTACTCAGGCCCTACTCCGGCCCAGCACGTGGCCCTACTCCGGCCCAGCCCCTGGCCCAGCTCCGGCCCAGCCCCTGGCCCTACTCCGGCCCAGCCCCTGGCCCTACTCCGGCCCAGCCCCTGGCCCTACTCCGGCCCAGCTCCGGCCCAGCCCCTGGCCCTACTCCGGCCCAGCCCGTGGCCCTACTCCGGCCCAGCCCCTGGCCCTACTCCTGCCCAGCCCCTGGCCCTACTCCGGCCCAGCCCCTGGCCCTGCTCCGGCCAAGCCCCTGGCCCTACTCAGGCCCTACTCCGGCCCAGCACGTGGCCCTACTCCGGCCCAGCCCCTGGCCCAGCTCCGGCCCAGCCCCTGGCCCAGCTCCGGCCCAGCCCCTGGCCCTACTCCGGCCCAGCCCCTGGCCCTACTCCAGCCCAGCTCCGGCCCAGCCCCTGGCCCTACTCCGGCCCAGCCCGTGGCCCTACTCCGGCCCAGCCCCTGGCCCTACTCAGGCCCTACTCTGGCCCAGCCCCTGGCACTACTCCGGCCCAGCCCCTGGCCCTGCTCCGGCCAAGCCCCTGGCCCTACTCAGGCCCTACTCTGGCCCAGCACGTGGCCCTGCTCCGGCCCAGCCCCTGGCCCTGCTCCGGCCCAGCCCCTGGCCCTGCTCCGGCCCAGCCCCTGGCCCTGCTCCGGCCCAGCCCCTGGCCCTACTCTGGCCCAGCTCCGGCCTACATGTGGATGTACCACTGGATGTAGCCCACAGTCCTGGCGCAGTCCTGGCGACAGCAGCAAGGCCCCCAGCCCACAGTCCTGGCGTCAGCAGCAAGGCCCCCAGCCCACAGTCCTGGCGCAGTCCTGGCGTCAGCAGCAAGGCCCCCAGCCCACAGTCCTGGCGCAGTCCTGGCGTCAGCAGCAAGGCCCCCAGTCCTTCTG AAGACGAAGAAAGCctggtggctatatgtgactga